The sequence TTTCGTTCTGAATTTCTAAAATTACGTAAGTCTTCCATTTGGCTACTGATTTTTGTAAGCCCCATTTTATCATTGTTATTAGGTCTAAGTGAAGTAGGTGAATTGGAACAAAACCAGTGGACGGCTACACTAAGCATGATAACGATTAGCCATGCCATTTTCTTTTTACCGTTATTAACAGGAGTCTTTTCAAGCTTTATTTGTCGATATGAGCATGTCGGCGGAGGTTGGAAGCAACTGCTGTCCCTACCCGTTTCTAGACGACAGGTATACATCGTAAAAATCCTGATTGTTTGTCTACTTATCGCCTTAACACAACTGTTGTTTATTAGCGGATTGTTCCTGATTGGTTGGATGAAAGACTACTCTACTGCTATTCCATGGGGGATTATTCTCTCAAGTGTGTTTGGCGGATGGCTAGCGTGCCTGCCGTTAATCGCTTTACAAATATTTGTGTCCGTTGCATGGTCAAGCTTCGCCGCACCGCTTGCTGTCAATGTCATTTTTACGATGCCGAATATGCTGATCGTTAATTCTGCAACGTTTGGCCCTTTTTATCCTTGGGCACAGCCATTCTTAATGATGATGCCGAATTCAAGTGAAAATTTTGGCGCATTAAATGCTTCGACCGAAACACTATTCATCGTTATTTTGGGGAGCCTTCTACTATTTTTAAGCTCTGGGCTTAGTTATTTTATGAGAAAGGAAATATGAAAAACGCTCCACTCGACTATACCCGAGTGGAGCATTTTGACGCCCTTATTCAAAATGACTTAAATAAACATCTTCAAGATTCGGTTTAACCGTCTTAGACTGCCCAATCTCGGGTAGAACGTCACTCACTAAGCGTACGAAAATACCGTTCCGATCGCTCGTAATACTACTCACTCGATACTGGGATTGAATCGCCGGTAGTTCTTCTTCCGATACGCGCACTTCATAGACTTTCCCTTCCATCGCTTCAAGAATGCGGGCAGGCTCATCTTTGACGATAAGCTTCCCTTCCTTCAGCAGCAAAATTTCCTTAGCTATGAATTCAATGTCAGATACAACATGCGTGGCAATCAGCACAATTTTATTCAACGCAATGGTCGATATGAAATTTCGAATCCGAATGCGTTCTTTCGGATCTAAGCCCGCAGTCGGCTCATCCAAAATTAAGACCTTAGGATCATTGAGCAAAGCTTGGGCAATCAAGATCCGTTGCTTCATAC comes from Sporosarcina sp. FSL K6-3457 and encodes:
- a CDS encoding ABC transporter permease produces the protein MGRLFRSEFLKLRKSSIWLLIFVSPILSLLLGLSEVGELEQNQWTATLSMITISHAIFFLPLLTGVFSSFICRYEHVGGGWKQLLSLPVSRRQVYIVKILIVCLLIALTQLLFISGLFLIGWMKDYSTAIPWGIILSSVFGGWLACLPLIALQIFVSVAWSSFAAPLAVNVIFTMPNMLIVNSATFGPFYPWAQPFLMMMPNSSENFGALNASTETLFIVILGSLLLFLSSGLSYFMRKEI
- a CDS encoding ABC transporter ATP-binding protein → MELSIQNVTKRYNKGKKTALDQFSVELTPGIYGILGPNGAGKSTLMNIITDHFKPSEGNITYNGQPIAKLGKKYRDILGYMPQQQGIYNDFTGRRFLWYIAALKGLSAKQTKERVEHLLSIVNLTEDADTKLGAYSGGMKQRILIAQALLNDPKVLILDEPTAGLDPKERIRIRNFISTIALNKIVLIATHVVSDIEFIAKEILLLKEGKLIVKDEPARILEAMEGKVYEVRVSEEELPAIQSQYRVSSITSDRNGIFVRLVSDVLPEIGQSKTVKPNLEDVYLSHFE